One Prevotella melaninogenica DNA window includes the following coding sequences:
- a CDS encoding IS3 family transposase, protein MGLLSGLFGKTREGYYSVSKEKRESRKLTEKIVVRAVMDVRADAPRIGAQKLLHMLTDIYPGLMLGRDRFYQLMHKHHLMLKPPRCRHTTNSNHNYFKYKNTAKGMVLTRPAQLWVADITYIDTEDGVVYLHLITDAFTHEIIGWQLSDSLQAVNTLAALDMAIEQSQGMDLSLMTHHSDRGVQYCSNAYVARLESIHSCISMTEDYNPTDNAIAERVNGIIKQEWLYHMKRPKNLDDARCIIAGIIDFYNNKRPHMSNGMLTPRQMRERHCNAA, encoded by the coding sequence ATTGGGCTGCTGAGTGGACTGTTTGGCAAGACTCGTGAAGGCTATTACTCTGTGAGTAAGGAGAAGAGGGAGAGCCGTAAACTTACTGAGAAAATTGTCGTACGTGCAGTAATGGATGTTCGTGCAGATGCTCCTCGTATAGGTGCACAGAAACTTTTGCACATGCTTACGGATATCTATCCTGGCTTAATGCTTGGGCGCGACAGGTTCTACCAGCTAATGCACAAGCATCACCTTATGCTGAAGCCACCCAGATGTCGCCATACCACGAACTCCAATCACAACTATTTCAAGTACAAGAACACGGCAAAAGGAATGGTTCTTACACGTCCTGCACAGCTCTGGGTAGCAGACATCACGTATATAGATACTGAGGATGGTGTGGTCTATCTTCACCTCATAACCGATGCGTTCACTCATGAGATAATCGGATGGCAGCTTTCTGACAGTCTGCAGGCTGTCAATACGCTTGCTGCCCTTGACATGGCAATAGAACAGTCACAGGGTATGGATCTCTCGCTGATGACGCACCACTCTGATCGTGGGGTTCAATACTGCAGCAACGCCTACGTGGCAAGGCTGGAGAGTATACACTCGTGTATAAGCATGACAGAAGACTACAACCCTACAGATAATGCAATCGCCGAAAGAGTGAACGGAATAATAAAGCAAGAGTGGCTCTACCACATGAAACGACCGAAGAACCTCGATGATGCACGATGCATCATTGCAGGTATCATAGACTTCTACAACAATAAGAGACCTCATATGAGCAACGGCATGCTTACGCCAAGACAAATGAGAGAAAGGCACTGCAATGCGGCATAA
- a CDS encoding transposase, producing MRKGRSAELIVRRNNALWERWLYWTEDKRLRFDDAVRKLANDEFFLSEERVIGLLRQMIKENKKVVPKSGFKGFRLKCNI from the coding sequence ATGAGAAAAGGGAGAAGTGCAGAACTAATAGTAAGGAGAAATAACGCTCTTTGGGAACGTTGGCTTTATTGGACAGAAGATAAACGATTACGTTTTGATGATGCTGTCAGGAAACTTGCTAATGATGAGTTCTTTTTATCTGAAGAACGAGTTATTGGCTTGTTGCGTCAAATGATAAAAGAGAATAAAAAGGTAGTTCCTAAAAGTGGCTTTAAAGGATTTCGACTAAAATGTAATATTTAG
- a CDS encoding 5-methylcytosine restriction system specificity protein McrC — MRVVQLQEQLLENTYLQQTECEAIIPYMDDGSEVVRWVKRGREEKELCLKLSRKADSICATNSYFVGVDWIKEEELAVQVSPKMNDGFEIDYVRMLNEALAEPDNMEHLKDLLTIRFDKPSICISQKQDLLSIFLITEYLNILQRIVRKGLKKSYYRVEENLNNKVKGHILVSRTIQRNLAKGRITDNVCRYQVYDIDSPENRILKKALAFCKKQLEVYKHALDTKALEKKIRYVQPSFERVGDEISVKAMKTFKGNPVFKEYFTAVEYAQLLLRRFSYDITLVGKSQIVTPPFWIDMSKLFELYVFGKLKKIFTRKREIQYHVKAHRQELDYLLKPTEWTEPYVIDAKYKPRYKQGGGITMDDAREVSGYARLSKVYKKLGLNEETALPIKCLIIYPDQDQEERFTFTRTEEPVFEKVSNYVRFYKLGIRLPVISV, encoded by the coding sequence ATGAGAGTAGTACAACTTCAAGAACAGTTGTTGGAGAATACTTATCTTCAGCAAACTGAGTGTGAGGCTATCATCCCTTATATGGATGATGGCTCGGAAGTTGTGCGTTGGGTTAAAAGAGGGCGTGAGGAGAAGGAACTCTGTCTTAAGCTGTCTCGTAAAGCGGATAGTATCTGTGCTACTAACTCTTATTTCGTTGGGGTAGACTGGATTAAGGAAGAGGAGTTAGCAGTACAAGTCAGTCCTAAGATGAATGACGGCTTTGAGATAGACTATGTTCGTATGTTAAACGAGGCATTAGCAGAACCTGATAACATGGAGCATCTGAAAGACTTACTCACCATTCGTTTTGATAAACCTTCTATCTGTATCAGTCAGAAGCAAGACTTGTTGAGTATCTTCTTGATTACAGAGTATCTGAATATTCTTCAGCGTATCGTAAGAAAGGGGTTGAAGAAGAGTTACTATAGGGTTGAAGAAAACCTAAACAATAAGGTTAAAGGACATATCCTTGTCAGTAGAACGATTCAGCGAAACCTTGCGAAGGGACGTATTACAGACAATGTCTGCCGTTACCAGGTGTATGACATTGACTCACCAGAGAACAGAATACTAAAGAAGGCACTTGCTTTTTGTAAGAAGCAGTTGGAGGTTTATAAGCATGCACTTGATACAAAGGCTTTGGAAAAGAAGATAAGATATGTGCAGCCTTCTTTCGAGCGGGTGGGCGATGAGATAAGTGTTAAGGCTATGAAGACATTTAAGGGAAATCCTGTTTTCAAAGAATACTTCACGGCTGTTGAGTATGCACAACTGCTGCTAAGGCGTTTCAGTTATGATATTACACTTGTTGGTAAAAGCCAGATAGTCACGCCTCCGTTCTGGATTGATATGAGTAAGCTCTTTGAGTTATATGTTTTTGGTAAGCTTAAGAAGATTTTTACAAGGAAAAGAGAGATTCAATATCATGTGAAAGCTCATCGTCAAGAACTTGATTATCTCCTGAAACCGACAGAGTGGACTGAACCCTATGTTATTGATGCGAAATATAAACCACGTTATAAGCAGGGTGGTGGTATAACGATGGACGATGCAAGGGAGGTCAGTGGTTATGCCCGATTAAGCAAAGTCTATAAAAAGTTAGGCTTGAATGAAGAGACTGCACTGCCTATTAAGTGTCTCATTATCTATCCCGACCAAGATCAGGAAGAACGATTTACCTTTACAAGAACGGAAGAACCAGTGTTTGAAAAGGTTTCTAATTATGTACGTTTCTACAAATTAGGAATCAGGTTGCCTGTTATTTCTGTGTGA
- a CDS encoding SusF/SusE family outer membrane protein, with translation MGLKTFTKSILCCALFVVGALSAKAADRLVIVGDATWGGWNLGQSTVMQKSDENADVFKATVHLDANKEFKFLTELGWGNLEYRAGAGPVTLQSGVEAPLVSSEDEPTDGKFFVSESANYDIVCNLATKKVVVTKAAYQTTALKHTALWMIGSATKGGWSIGEGTIMKADATNPAKFSARTELKAGELKFGTNVYAGFDQMFYLRDSSDEGKIVFGGDDNKWNFTEEATYDVTVDVAAMTVSFTKVDPTAISSVETANNAPAVYYTLSGVKVEKPVAGVYVKRQGGKSVKVVVK, from the coding sequence ATGGGATTAAAAACATTTACAAAATCTATTTTATGTTGCGCTTTATTCGTTGTTGGCGCATTGTCTGCAAAAGCTGCTGACCGCTTAGTAATCGTCGGTGATGCTACATGGGGTGGTTGGAATCTTGGTCAATCTACCGTTATGCAGAAGTCTGATGAGAATGCTGATGTCTTCAAGGCAACCGTTCATTTGGATGCAAACAAGGAGTTTAAGTTCTTGACGGAGCTTGGTTGGGGTAACTTGGAGTATCGTGCTGGTGCTGGTCCTGTTACCTTACAGTCGGGTGTTGAGGCTCCATTGGTGAGCAGCGAAGATGAGCCTACCGATGGTAAGTTCTTCGTTTCTGAGTCTGCCAACTATGATATTGTTTGTAACTTGGCTACGAAAAAAGTGGTTGTTACTAAGGCTGCTTATCAGACAACAGCTTTGAAGCACACTGCTTTGTGGATGATTGGTAGTGCTACAAAGGGCGGTTGGAGTATCGGTGAAGGTACGATTATGAAGGCAGATGCAACTAATCCTGCTAAGTTCTCAGCGCGTACAGAGTTGAAGGCTGGTGAGTTGAAGTTTGGTACGAATGTCTATGCTGGCTTCGATCAGATGTTCTATTTGCGCGACTCGTCAGACGAGGGTAAGATTGTCTTTGGTGGTGATGATAATAAGTGGAACTTCACAGAGGAGGCTACTTACGACGTTACCGTTGACGTTGCTGCGATGACAGTGTCATTTACTAAGGTTGATCCAACCGCGATTAGCAGTGTAGAGACAGCAAACAATGCACCTGCAGTTTACTACACATTGAGCGGTGTGAAGGTTGAGAAGCCTGTTGCTGGTGTTTATGTAAAGCGTCAGGGTGGTAAGTCAGTGAAGGTTGTAGTGAAATAA